A single Nicotiana tabacum cultivar K326 chromosome 5, ASM71507v2, whole genome shotgun sequence DNA region contains:
- the LOC107794321 gene encoding putative F-box/LRR-repeat protein 9 — translation MPRGQKILKPSCSSSIAPPSSSPPWVELPREITENILQRLGTIEIVESAERVCSTWWKVCHDPAMWHVIIDLKYDVFSFKTPRVLEQICRIAVERSQGQLLKINIDNFGSKDLLDYIAQRSSQLRHLRLVKCYCNLAGGLAAIAKNLPLLEELHIHFTVITKDDIEIIGRSCPLLKSFILNASVSVTFGLPSFQDDDQALAIARSMPKLQRLSLLENTLTNVGLQAILDGCPHLELLDLRYCYNLNLEGDLGRRCRQQIVDLKLPQDSTYDYGFFDINYGYEDDVYFDIDDGYEDDVYFDIDDWSNLY, via the exons ATGCCGAGAGGACAGAAAATCCTGAAACCATCATGTTCTTCCTCAATTGCACCACCGTCGTCATCACCGCCGTGGGTGGAGCTTCCACGGGAAATCACGGAAAACATTCTGCAGCGGCTGGGAACGATAGAGATAGTGGAGAGTGCAGAGAGAGTTTGCAGTACGTGGTGGAAGGTGTGCCATGACCCCGCTATGTGGCATGTTATTATTGACTTGAAATATGACGTTTTTAGTTTCAAGACGCCTAGGGTTTTGGAGCAGATATGTCGGATTGCTGTGGAGCGTAGCCAGGGCCAGTTACTCAAAATTAACATCGACAATTTTGGTAGCAAAGATTTGCTCGACTACATTGCTCAGAG ATCAAGTCAGCTCAGACATCTCCGACTTGTCAAGTGTTATTGTAACTTAGCTGGAGGTTTGGCTGCAATTGCCAAGAACCTTCCGTTGTTGGAGGAGTTGCACATTCATTTCACCGTGATCACTAAAGATGATATAGAAATTATTGGTCGTTCTTGCCCTCTGCTCAAGTCATTTATATTGAATGCCAGTGTATCTGTTACCTTTGGACTTCCATCATTTCAAGACGATGATCAAGCTCTAGCTATTGCCAGAAGTATGCCTAAATTGCAGCGCCTTTCGCTTCTTGAGAATACCTTGACAAATGTAGGGCTGCAAGCCATTCTTGATGGCTGTCCACATCTTGAATTGCTTGACTTGCGCTACTGTTATAATCTAAATCTTGAAGGGGATTTAGGAAGAAGATGTAGGCAACAGATTGTAGATTTAAAGCTCCCTCAGGATTCAACTTATGATTATGGTTTCTTTGACATTAATTATGGTTATGAAGATGATGTTTACTTTGACATTGATGATGGTTATGAAGATGATGTTTACTTTGACATTGATGACTGGAGTAACTTATATTGA
- the LOC107792910 gene encoding putative F-box/LRR-repeat protein 9 has protein sequence MPRGQKVVKPSCSSSITPPSSSPPWVELPMEITANILQRLGTVEILENAERVCSTWWKVCHDPAMWRVIDLKYDDPSFKTTRVLEQICRIAVERSQGQLLKINIDNFGSKDLLDYIAQRSSQLRHLRLVKCYNLAGGLAAVAKNFPLLEELHFHSTVITQDDIESVGCYCPLLKSFILNDSVSVIFGLPSSHGDYQALAIARSMPKLQHLSLLENTFTNVGLQAILDGCPHLELLDLRRCYNLNLEADLGRRCRQQIVDLKLPHDSTHDYEFDSGLGHYWAFDDGYKSVFADIAYDYSHVLGLRDYQEYDYGYFDEEEDYFN, from the exons ATGCCGAGAGGACAGAAAGTCGTGAAACCATCATGTTCATCCTCAATTACACCGCCATCGTCATCACCGCCGTGGGTGGAGCTTCCGATGGAAATCACGGCAAACATTCTGCAGCGGCTGGGAACGGTAGAGATACTGGAGAATGCAGAGAGAGTTTGTAGTACGTGGTGGAAGGTGTGCCATGACCCCGCTATGTGGCGTGTTATTGATTTGAAATATGACGATCCTAGTTTCAAGACGACTAGGGTTTTGGAGCAGATATGTCGGATTGCTGTGGAGCGTAGCCAGGGCCAGTTACTCAAAATTAACATCGACAATTTTGGTAGCAAAGATTTGCTCGACTACATTGCTCAGAG ATCAAGTCAGCTCAGACATCTCCGACTTGTCAAGTGTTATAACTTAGCTGGAGGTTTGGCTGCAGTTGCCAAGAATTTCCCGTTGTTGGAGGAGTTGCACTTCCACTCCACCGTGATTACTCAAGATGATATAGAAAGTGTTGGTTGCTATTGCCCTCTGCTCAAGTCATTTATATTGAATGACAGTGTATCCGTTATATTTGGACTTCCATCATCTCACGGCGATTATCAAGCTCTAGCTATTGCCAGAAGTATGCCTAAATTGCAGCACCTTTCGCTTCTTGAGAATACCTTCACAAATGTAGGATTGCAGGCCATTCTTGATGGCTGTCCACACCTTGAATTGCTTGACTTGCGGCGCTGTTATAATCTAAATCTTGAAGCGGATTTAGGAAGAAGATGTAGGCAACAGATTGTAGATTTAAAACTCCCTCATGATTCCACTCATGATTATGAATTTGATTCTGGACTTGGGCATTACTGGGCTTTTGATGATGGCTACAAATCTGTGTTCGCCGATATTGCTTATGATTATAGTCACGTCCTTGGCCTCAGAGACTATCAAGAGTATGATTATGGTTactttgatgaagaagaagattacTTTAATTGA